One Aethina tumida isolate Nest 87 chromosome 5, icAetTumi1.1, whole genome shotgun sequence genomic window carries:
- the LOC109595970 gene encoding cerebellar degeneration-related protein 2 isoform X2 codes for MGDNGPDSLQTLSSMGWDYTIELECLEGNQDLQLAAELGKTLLERNKELEALVKCQVTTIDDQAQEIEYLTKQTAALREVNDSRLRIYEQLEVSIQDLERANHRLALENSADKKHIKSLNATVESLEAKCEDLQGVIDELRIQVDGLRKRTQQRAESETTYTNKEYINLRHVTKDDRVSPDITAPKNEVYSANSSSSSSSTKTLSPPKQKQEEPPAQNGEETDPGIDVAALMAQLRETRSQLCREERRSAELEEQLSTMVQQNQALENQVVELHHKNDDVKSMHEELNTLEEVRQGQMCARCLRNVDASSSIPEDDDSSMLEALMNESQYRSSFYMEVQGSPAVPQSSPMVHSSPSTKKENPYKVLVEKYEALVEVHRQPIRTSLQEDIPTSGEFNTLSTKDTDEESGHGDSLQPEGVQQHKKTRKTVSHTPTDFSEAETSSSGFSDETSNKATQTEGKVGSFLCTIGDGDDCKFTIYDDANPIETRFRSRPEYQKLFKEIFTVLKRAAETKDEEEKLPQLDDLTPVKNVPKVPPVTPSNDQLPDFPDDDTQSILSSTMSEMSTSQNEPTTVIENIIQSQNEPIPEPETPANTSNERVLRPLVRQQNDYICEGRKRSSSRRKNKFLDRSDSPVTHIIGSPKINYSSRPNSGRRRREMKNASLDSLETNWNGNTLHFTRSAPRNLPSPTPSQGSGKGVIEFKPSSASQDLHKLRKLEQSYADVLRNADTRKREMIMRHRKK; via the exons atttgCAATTGGCAGCAGAACTGGGCAAAACGTTACTCGAGCGTAATAAAGAATTGGAGGCATTGGTCAAATGCCAGGTGACCACGATCGATGATCAAGCACAAGAAATAGAG TACTTGACGAAACAAACCGCGGCCCTGCGAGAAGTGAACGACTCACGTTTGCGCATCTATGAGCAACTGGAGGTCAGCATCCAGGACTTGGAACGAGCCAACCATCGACTGGCACTCGAAAACTCGGCGGACAAAAAACACATCAAAAGCCTAAACGCGACCGTTGAATCGCTTGAAGCGAAATGCGAGGATCTACAAGGCGTCATTGATGAACTGCGGATCCAAGTTGACGGATTAAGGAAGAGGACGCAGCAGCGTGCGGAATCAGAAACTACCTACACAAACAAGGAGTATATTAACTTAAGACATGTGACGAAAGATGATCGTGTCAGTCCCGATATCACAGCACCTAAAAATGAG GTGTACAGCGCAAATAGTTCGTCCAGTTCCTCCTCGACGAAGACTTTGTCACCGCCGAAACAAAAGCAGGAGGAACCACCAGCGCAAAACGGCGAAGAAACGGACCCCGGCATAGATGTGGCCGCTTTGATGGCGCAGTTACGGGAAACCAGAAGCCAACTGTGCAGAGAAGAACGACGAAGTGCCGAGCTAGAGGAACAGTTATCCACGATGGTGCAGCAGAACCAGGCGCTGGAAAACCAAGTAGTCGAGCTGCACCACAAGAATGATGACGTTAAAAGCATGCACGAGGAACTCAACACCTTAGAAGAAGTCAG ACAAGGGCAAATGTGTGCGCGGTGCCTGCGCAACGTGGACGCGAGCTCGAGCATACCGGAGGACGACGACTCAAGCATGCTCGAAGCACTGATGAACGAGTCCCAGTACCGCAGCTCATTCTACATGGAGGTGCAG GGTTCGCCGGCGGTCCCACAATCCTCCCCAATGGTTCACTCATCGCCCAGCACCAAAAAAGAAAACCCCTACAAAGTGCTGGTAGAAAAATACGAAGCACTGGTTGAAGTACATCGTCAGCCCATCCGTACTTCGTTACAAGAAGACATCCCCACTTCCGGTGAGTTCAACACCTTATCCACAAAAGACACGGACGAAGAAAGCGGGCACGGGGACAGTCTCCAACCTGAAGGAGTGCAACAACACAAAAAGACCAGAAAAACTGTGTCCCACACTCCCACTGATTTTAGCGAAGCTGAGACTAGTTCATCCGGCTTCTCAGACGAAACTAGCAATAAAGCGACACAGACTGAAGGGAAGGTCGGCTCGTTCCTGTGCACAATCGGAGACGGAGACGATTGCAAGTTCACCATCTACGACGACGCGAACCCCATAGAAACCAGATTCAGATCCAGGCCCGAGTATCAAAAACTGTTCAAGGAAATCTTTACGGTTTTGAAACGAGCGGCCGAAACGAAAGACGAGGAAGAGAAACTGCCCCAGTTAGACGATTTAACACCGGTGAAAAATGTGCCGAAAGTACCTCCCGTCACACCTTCCAACGATCAACTTCCAGATTTCCCAGACGATGACACGCAAAGCATCCTCTCCTCGACCATGTCGGAAATGTCAACGTCCCAAAACGAACCCACAACGGTGATCGAGAATATAATCCAGAGCCAAAACGAACCGATCCCCGAACCGGAAACGCCAGCTAACACGAGCAACGAAAGAGTACTCAGACCACTGGTGCGCCAACAGAACGACTACATCTGCGAGGGTAGAAAACGGTCGTCGTCGCGCCGCAAAAACAAATTCCTCGACCGCTCAGACTCCCCGGTTACTCATATAATTGGCAGCCCCAAAATCAACTATTCGAGCCGTCCCAACTCGGGTCGTAGACGCAGGGAAATGAAGAACGCGAGTCTGGACAGTCTGGAGACGAATTGGAACGGCAACACTCTACATTTTACAAGATCTGCACCGAGGAATCTGCCCTCTCCCACGCCCAGTCAGGGCAGTGGGAAGGGAGTGATCGAGTTCAAACCCAGTTCGGCGTCCCAGGATCTGCACAAGCTCAGGAAACTGGAGCAATCGTACGCGGACGTGCTGAGGAACGCAGACACGCGCAAAAGAGAGATGATCATGAGGCACAGAAAAAAGTAG
- the LOC109595970 gene encoding cerebellar degeneration-related protein 2 isoform X5, with translation MSAFQGLDIAADDCTRSMLDDLQLAAELGKTLLERNKELEALVKCQVTTIDDQAQEIEYLTKQTAALREVNDSRLRIYEQLEVSIQDLERANHRLALENSADKKHIKSLNATVESLEAKCEDLQGVIDELRIQVDGLRKRTQQRAESETTYTNKEYINLRHVTKDDRVSPDITAPKNEVYSANSSSSSSSTKTLSPPKQKQEEPPAQNGEETDPGIDVAALMAQLRETRSQLCREERRSAELEEQLSTMVQQNQALENQVVELHHKNDDVKSMHEELNTLEEVRQGQMCARCLRNVDASSSIPEDDDSSMLEALMNESQYRSSFYMEVQGSPAVPQSSPMVHSSPSTKKENPYKVLVEKYEALVEVHRQPIRTSLQEDIPTSGEFNTLSTKDTDEESGHGDSLQPEGVQQHKKTRKTVSHTPTDFSEAETSSSGFSDETSNKATQTEGKVGSFLCTIGDGDDCKFTIYDDANPIETRFRSRPEYQKLFKEIFTVLKRAAETKDEEEKLPQLDDLTPVKNVPKVPPVTPSNDQLPDFPDDDTQSILSSTMSEMSTSQNEPTTVIENIIQSQNEPIPEPETPANTSNERVLRPLVRQQNDYICEGRKRSSSRRKNKFLDRSDSPVTHIIGSPKINYSSRPNSGRRRREMKNASLDSLETNWNGNTLHFTRSAPRNLPSPTPSQGSGKGVIEFKPSSASQDLHKLRKLEQSYADVLRNADTRKREMIMRHRKK, from the exons atttgCAATTGGCAGCAGAACTGGGCAAAACGTTACTCGAGCGTAATAAAGAATTGGAGGCATTGGTCAAATGCCAGGTGACCACGATCGATGATCAAGCACAAGAAATAGAG TACTTGACGAAACAAACCGCGGCCCTGCGAGAAGTGAACGACTCACGTTTGCGCATCTATGAGCAACTGGAGGTCAGCATCCAGGACTTGGAACGAGCCAACCATCGACTGGCACTCGAAAACTCGGCGGACAAAAAACACATCAAAAGCCTAAACGCGACCGTTGAATCGCTTGAAGCGAAATGCGAGGATCTACAAGGCGTCATTGATGAACTGCGGATCCAAGTTGACGGATTAAGGAAGAGGACGCAGCAGCGTGCGGAATCAGAAACTACCTACACAAACAAGGAGTATATTAACTTAAGACATGTGACGAAAGATGATCGTGTCAGTCCCGATATCACAGCACCTAAAAATGAG GTGTACAGCGCAAATAGTTCGTCCAGTTCCTCCTCGACGAAGACTTTGTCACCGCCGAAACAAAAGCAGGAGGAACCACCAGCGCAAAACGGCGAAGAAACGGACCCCGGCATAGATGTGGCCGCTTTGATGGCGCAGTTACGGGAAACCAGAAGCCAACTGTGCAGAGAAGAACGACGAAGTGCCGAGCTAGAGGAACAGTTATCCACGATGGTGCAGCAGAACCAGGCGCTGGAAAACCAAGTAGTCGAGCTGCACCACAAGAATGATGACGTTAAAAGCATGCACGAGGAACTCAACACCTTAGAAGAAGTCAG ACAAGGGCAAATGTGTGCGCGGTGCCTGCGCAACGTGGACGCGAGCTCGAGCATACCGGAGGACGACGACTCAAGCATGCTCGAAGCACTGATGAACGAGTCCCAGTACCGCAGCTCATTCTACATGGAGGTGCAG GGTTCGCCGGCGGTCCCACAATCCTCCCCAATGGTTCACTCATCGCCCAGCACCAAAAAAGAAAACCCCTACAAAGTGCTGGTAGAAAAATACGAAGCACTGGTTGAAGTACATCGTCAGCCCATCCGTACTTCGTTACAAGAAGACATCCCCACTTCCGGTGAGTTCAACACCTTATCCACAAAAGACACGGACGAAGAAAGCGGGCACGGGGACAGTCTCCAACCTGAAGGAGTGCAACAACACAAAAAGACCAGAAAAACTGTGTCCCACACTCCCACTGATTTTAGCGAAGCTGAGACTAGTTCATCCGGCTTCTCAGACGAAACTAGCAATAAAGCGACACAGACTGAAGGGAAGGTCGGCTCGTTCCTGTGCACAATCGGAGACGGAGACGATTGCAAGTTCACCATCTACGACGACGCGAACCCCATAGAAACCAGATTCAGATCCAGGCCCGAGTATCAAAAACTGTTCAAGGAAATCTTTACGGTTTTGAAACGAGCGGCCGAAACGAAAGACGAGGAAGAGAAACTGCCCCAGTTAGACGATTTAACACCGGTGAAAAATGTGCCGAAAGTACCTCCCGTCACACCTTCCAACGATCAACTTCCAGATTTCCCAGACGATGACACGCAAAGCATCCTCTCCTCGACCATGTCGGAAATGTCAACGTCCCAAAACGAACCCACAACGGTGATCGAGAATATAATCCAGAGCCAAAACGAACCGATCCCCGAACCGGAAACGCCAGCTAACACGAGCAACGAAAGAGTACTCAGACCACTGGTGCGCCAACAGAACGACTACATCTGCGAGGGTAGAAAACGGTCGTCGTCGCGCCGCAAAAACAAATTCCTCGACCGCTCAGACTCCCCGGTTACTCATATAATTGGCAGCCCCAAAATCAACTATTCGAGCCGTCCCAACTCGGGTCGTAGACGCAGGGAAATGAAGAACGCGAGTCTGGACAGTCTGGAGACGAATTGGAACGGCAACACTCTACATTTTACAAGATCTGCACCGAGGAATCTGCCCTCTCCCACGCCCAGTCAGGGCAGTGGGAAGGGAGTGATCGAGTTCAAACCCAGTTCGGCGTCCCAGGATCTGCACAAGCTCAGGAAACTGGAGCAATCGTACGCGGACGTGCTGAGGAACGCAGACACGCGCAAAAGAGAGATGATCATGAGGCACAGAAAAAAGTAG
- the LOC109595970 gene encoding cerebellar degeneration-related protein 2 isoform X4, whose translation MSYDQELGIEWDYSLELEIIRQTEDLQLAAELGKTLLERNKELEALVKCQVTTIDDQAQEIEYLTKQTAALREVNDSRLRIYEQLEVSIQDLERANHRLALENSADKKHIKSLNATVESLEAKCEDLQGVIDELRIQVDGLRKRTQQRAESETTYTNKEYINLRHVTKDDRVSPDITAPKNEVYSANSSSSSSSTKTLSPPKQKQEEPPAQNGEETDPGIDVAALMAQLRETRSQLCREERRSAELEEQLSTMVQQNQALENQVVELHHKNDDVKSMHEELNTLEEVRQGQMCARCLRNVDASSSIPEDDDSSMLEALMNESQYRSSFYMEVQGSPAVPQSSPMVHSSPSTKKENPYKVLVEKYEALVEVHRQPIRTSLQEDIPTSGEFNTLSTKDTDEESGHGDSLQPEGVQQHKKTRKTVSHTPTDFSEAETSSSGFSDETSNKATQTEGKVGSFLCTIGDGDDCKFTIYDDANPIETRFRSRPEYQKLFKEIFTVLKRAAETKDEEEKLPQLDDLTPVKNVPKVPPVTPSNDQLPDFPDDDTQSILSSTMSEMSTSQNEPTTVIENIIQSQNEPIPEPETPANTSNERVLRPLVRQQNDYICEGRKRSSSRRKNKFLDRSDSPVTHIIGSPKINYSSRPNSGRRRREMKNASLDSLETNWNGNTLHFTRSAPRNLPSPTPSQGSGKGVIEFKPSSASQDLHKLRKLEQSYADVLRNADTRKREMIMRHRKK comes from the exons atttgCAATTGGCAGCAGAACTGGGCAAAACGTTACTCGAGCGTAATAAAGAATTGGAGGCATTGGTCAAATGCCAGGTGACCACGATCGATGATCAAGCACAAGAAATAGAG TACTTGACGAAACAAACCGCGGCCCTGCGAGAAGTGAACGACTCACGTTTGCGCATCTATGAGCAACTGGAGGTCAGCATCCAGGACTTGGAACGAGCCAACCATCGACTGGCACTCGAAAACTCGGCGGACAAAAAACACATCAAAAGCCTAAACGCGACCGTTGAATCGCTTGAAGCGAAATGCGAGGATCTACAAGGCGTCATTGATGAACTGCGGATCCAAGTTGACGGATTAAGGAAGAGGACGCAGCAGCGTGCGGAATCAGAAACTACCTACACAAACAAGGAGTATATTAACTTAAGACATGTGACGAAAGATGATCGTGTCAGTCCCGATATCACAGCACCTAAAAATGAG GTGTACAGCGCAAATAGTTCGTCCAGTTCCTCCTCGACGAAGACTTTGTCACCGCCGAAACAAAAGCAGGAGGAACCACCAGCGCAAAACGGCGAAGAAACGGACCCCGGCATAGATGTGGCCGCTTTGATGGCGCAGTTACGGGAAACCAGAAGCCAACTGTGCAGAGAAGAACGACGAAGTGCCGAGCTAGAGGAACAGTTATCCACGATGGTGCAGCAGAACCAGGCGCTGGAAAACCAAGTAGTCGAGCTGCACCACAAGAATGATGACGTTAAAAGCATGCACGAGGAACTCAACACCTTAGAAGAAGTCAG ACAAGGGCAAATGTGTGCGCGGTGCCTGCGCAACGTGGACGCGAGCTCGAGCATACCGGAGGACGACGACTCAAGCATGCTCGAAGCACTGATGAACGAGTCCCAGTACCGCAGCTCATTCTACATGGAGGTGCAG GGTTCGCCGGCGGTCCCACAATCCTCCCCAATGGTTCACTCATCGCCCAGCACCAAAAAAGAAAACCCCTACAAAGTGCTGGTAGAAAAATACGAAGCACTGGTTGAAGTACATCGTCAGCCCATCCGTACTTCGTTACAAGAAGACATCCCCACTTCCGGTGAGTTCAACACCTTATCCACAAAAGACACGGACGAAGAAAGCGGGCACGGGGACAGTCTCCAACCTGAAGGAGTGCAACAACACAAAAAGACCAGAAAAACTGTGTCCCACACTCCCACTGATTTTAGCGAAGCTGAGACTAGTTCATCCGGCTTCTCAGACGAAACTAGCAATAAAGCGACACAGACTGAAGGGAAGGTCGGCTCGTTCCTGTGCACAATCGGAGACGGAGACGATTGCAAGTTCACCATCTACGACGACGCGAACCCCATAGAAACCAGATTCAGATCCAGGCCCGAGTATCAAAAACTGTTCAAGGAAATCTTTACGGTTTTGAAACGAGCGGCCGAAACGAAAGACGAGGAAGAGAAACTGCCCCAGTTAGACGATTTAACACCGGTGAAAAATGTGCCGAAAGTACCTCCCGTCACACCTTCCAACGATCAACTTCCAGATTTCCCAGACGATGACACGCAAAGCATCCTCTCCTCGACCATGTCGGAAATGTCAACGTCCCAAAACGAACCCACAACGGTGATCGAGAATATAATCCAGAGCCAAAACGAACCGATCCCCGAACCGGAAACGCCAGCTAACACGAGCAACGAAAGAGTACTCAGACCACTGGTGCGCCAACAGAACGACTACATCTGCGAGGGTAGAAAACGGTCGTCGTCGCGCCGCAAAAACAAATTCCTCGACCGCTCAGACTCCCCGGTTACTCATATAATTGGCAGCCCCAAAATCAACTATTCGAGCCGTCCCAACTCGGGTCGTAGACGCAGGGAAATGAAGAACGCGAGTCTGGACAGTCTGGAGACGAATTGGAACGGCAACACTCTACATTTTACAAGATCTGCACCGAGGAATCTGCCCTCTCCCACGCCCAGTCAGGGCAGTGGGAAGGGAGTGATCGAGTTCAAACCCAGTTCGGCGTCCCAGGATCTGCACAAGCTCAGGAAACTGGAGCAATCGTACGCGGACGTGCTGAGGAACGCAGACACGCGCAAAAGAGAGATGATCATGAGGCACAGAAAAAAGTAG
- the LOC109595970 gene encoding cerebellar degeneration-related protein 2-like isoform X3 has protein sequence MEPNQDMDMEMEWSMLNTTISEWSEEDLQLAAELGKTLLERNKELEALVKCQVTTIDDQAQEIEYLTKQTAALREVNDSRLRIYEQLEVSIQDLERANHRLALENSADKKHIKSLNATVESLEAKCEDLQGVIDELRIQVDGLRKRTQQRAESETTYTNKEYINLRHVTKDDRVSPDITAPKNEVYSANSSSSSSSTKTLSPPKQKQEEPPAQNGEETDPGIDVAALMAQLRETRSQLCREERRSAELEEQLSTMVQQNQALENQVVELHHKNDDVKSMHEELNTLEEVRQGQMCARCLRNVDASSSIPEDDDSSMLEALMNESQYRSSFYMEVQGSPAVPQSSPMVHSSPSTKKENPYKVLVEKYEALVEVHRQPIRTSLQEDIPTSGEFNTLSTKDTDEESGHGDSLQPEGVQQHKKTRKTVSHTPTDFSEAETSSSGFSDETSNKATQTEGKVGSFLCTIGDGDDCKFTIYDDANPIETRFRSRPEYQKLFKEIFTVLKRAAETKDEEEKLPQLDDLTPVKNVPKVPPVTPSNDQLPDFPDDDTQSILSSTMSEMSTSQNEPTTVIENIIQSQNEPIPEPETPANTSNERVLRPLVRQQNDYICEGRKRSSSRRKNKFLDRSDSPVTHIIGSPKINYSSRPNSGRRRREMKNASLDSLETNWNGNTLHFTRSAPRNLPSPTPSQGSGKGVIEFKPSSASQDLHKLRKLEQSYADVLRNADTRKREMIMRHRKK, from the exons atttgCAATTGGCAGCAGAACTGGGCAAAACGTTACTCGAGCGTAATAAAGAATTGGAGGCATTGGTCAAATGCCAGGTGACCACGATCGATGATCAAGCACAAGAAATAGAG TACTTGACGAAACAAACCGCGGCCCTGCGAGAAGTGAACGACTCACGTTTGCGCATCTATGAGCAACTGGAGGTCAGCATCCAGGACTTGGAACGAGCCAACCATCGACTGGCACTCGAAAACTCGGCGGACAAAAAACACATCAAAAGCCTAAACGCGACCGTTGAATCGCTTGAAGCGAAATGCGAGGATCTACAAGGCGTCATTGATGAACTGCGGATCCAAGTTGACGGATTAAGGAAGAGGACGCAGCAGCGTGCGGAATCAGAAACTACCTACACAAACAAGGAGTATATTAACTTAAGACATGTGACGAAAGATGATCGTGTCAGTCCCGATATCACAGCACCTAAAAATGAG GTGTACAGCGCAAATAGTTCGTCCAGTTCCTCCTCGACGAAGACTTTGTCACCGCCGAAACAAAAGCAGGAGGAACCACCAGCGCAAAACGGCGAAGAAACGGACCCCGGCATAGATGTGGCCGCTTTGATGGCGCAGTTACGGGAAACCAGAAGCCAACTGTGCAGAGAAGAACGACGAAGTGCCGAGCTAGAGGAACAGTTATCCACGATGGTGCAGCAGAACCAGGCGCTGGAAAACCAAGTAGTCGAGCTGCACCACAAGAATGATGACGTTAAAAGCATGCACGAGGAACTCAACACCTTAGAAGAAGTCAG ACAAGGGCAAATGTGTGCGCGGTGCCTGCGCAACGTGGACGCGAGCTCGAGCATACCGGAGGACGACGACTCAAGCATGCTCGAAGCACTGATGAACGAGTCCCAGTACCGCAGCTCATTCTACATGGAGGTGCAG GGTTCGCCGGCGGTCCCACAATCCTCCCCAATGGTTCACTCATCGCCCAGCACCAAAAAAGAAAACCCCTACAAAGTGCTGGTAGAAAAATACGAAGCACTGGTTGAAGTACATCGTCAGCCCATCCGTACTTCGTTACAAGAAGACATCCCCACTTCCGGTGAGTTCAACACCTTATCCACAAAAGACACGGACGAAGAAAGCGGGCACGGGGACAGTCTCCAACCTGAAGGAGTGCAACAACACAAAAAGACCAGAAAAACTGTGTCCCACACTCCCACTGATTTTAGCGAAGCTGAGACTAGTTCATCCGGCTTCTCAGACGAAACTAGCAATAAAGCGACACAGACTGAAGGGAAGGTCGGCTCGTTCCTGTGCACAATCGGAGACGGAGACGATTGCAAGTTCACCATCTACGACGACGCGAACCCCATAGAAACCAGATTCAGATCCAGGCCCGAGTATCAAAAACTGTTCAAGGAAATCTTTACGGTTTTGAAACGAGCGGCCGAAACGAAAGACGAGGAAGAGAAACTGCCCCAGTTAGACGATTTAACACCGGTGAAAAATGTGCCGAAAGTACCTCCCGTCACACCTTCCAACGATCAACTTCCAGATTTCCCAGACGATGACACGCAAAGCATCCTCTCCTCGACCATGTCGGAAATGTCAACGTCCCAAAACGAACCCACAACGGTGATCGAGAATATAATCCAGAGCCAAAACGAACCGATCCCCGAACCGGAAACGCCAGCTAACACGAGCAACGAAAGAGTACTCAGACCACTGGTGCGCCAACAGAACGACTACATCTGCGAGGGTAGAAAACGGTCGTCGTCGCGCCGCAAAAACAAATTCCTCGACCGCTCAGACTCCCCGGTTACTCATATAATTGGCAGCCCCAAAATCAACTATTCGAGCCGTCCCAACTCGGGTCGTAGACGCAGGGAAATGAAGAACGCGAGTCTGGACAGTCTGGAGACGAATTGGAACGGCAACACTCTACATTTTACAAGATCTGCACCGAGGAATCTGCCCTCTCCCACGCCCAGTCAGGGCAGTGGGAAGGGAGTGATCGAGTTCAAACCCAGTTCGGCGTCCCAGGATCTGCACAAGCTCAGGAAACTGGAGCAATCGTACGCGGACGTGCTGAGGAACGCAGACACGCGCAAAAGAGAGATGATCATGAGGCACAGAAAAAAGTAG
- the LOC109595970 gene encoding cerebellar degeneration-related protein 2 isoform X1: MAERDLSRGDMNVSFESLNNSLEYWDISLELECVKKAEDLQLAAELGKTLLERNKELEALVKCQVTTIDDQAQEIEYLTKQTAALREVNDSRLRIYEQLEVSIQDLERANHRLALENSADKKHIKSLNATVESLEAKCEDLQGVIDELRIQVDGLRKRTQQRAESETTYTNKEYINLRHVTKDDRVSPDITAPKNEVYSANSSSSSSSTKTLSPPKQKQEEPPAQNGEETDPGIDVAALMAQLRETRSQLCREERRSAELEEQLSTMVQQNQALENQVVELHHKNDDVKSMHEELNTLEEVRQGQMCARCLRNVDASSSIPEDDDSSMLEALMNESQYRSSFYMEVQGSPAVPQSSPMVHSSPSTKKENPYKVLVEKYEALVEVHRQPIRTSLQEDIPTSGEFNTLSTKDTDEESGHGDSLQPEGVQQHKKTRKTVSHTPTDFSEAETSSSGFSDETSNKATQTEGKVGSFLCTIGDGDDCKFTIYDDANPIETRFRSRPEYQKLFKEIFTVLKRAAETKDEEEKLPQLDDLTPVKNVPKVPPVTPSNDQLPDFPDDDTQSILSSTMSEMSTSQNEPTTVIENIIQSQNEPIPEPETPANTSNERVLRPLVRQQNDYICEGRKRSSSRRKNKFLDRSDSPVTHIIGSPKINYSSRPNSGRRRREMKNASLDSLETNWNGNTLHFTRSAPRNLPSPTPSQGSGKGVIEFKPSSASQDLHKLRKLEQSYADVLRNADTRKREMIMRHRKK, translated from the exons atttgCAATTGGCAGCAGAACTGGGCAAAACGTTACTCGAGCGTAATAAAGAATTGGAGGCATTGGTCAAATGCCAGGTGACCACGATCGATGATCAAGCACAAGAAATAGAG TACTTGACGAAACAAACCGCGGCCCTGCGAGAAGTGAACGACTCACGTTTGCGCATCTATGAGCAACTGGAGGTCAGCATCCAGGACTTGGAACGAGCCAACCATCGACTGGCACTCGAAAACTCGGCGGACAAAAAACACATCAAAAGCCTAAACGCGACCGTTGAATCGCTTGAAGCGAAATGCGAGGATCTACAAGGCGTCATTGATGAACTGCGGATCCAAGTTGACGGATTAAGGAAGAGGACGCAGCAGCGTGCGGAATCAGAAACTACCTACACAAACAAGGAGTATATTAACTTAAGACATGTGACGAAAGATGATCGTGTCAGTCCCGATATCACAGCACCTAAAAATGAG GTGTACAGCGCAAATAGTTCGTCCAGTTCCTCCTCGACGAAGACTTTGTCACCGCCGAAACAAAAGCAGGAGGAACCACCAGCGCAAAACGGCGAAGAAACGGACCCCGGCATAGATGTGGCCGCTTTGATGGCGCAGTTACGGGAAACCAGAAGCCAACTGTGCAGAGAAGAACGACGAAGTGCCGAGCTAGAGGAACAGTTATCCACGATGGTGCAGCAGAACCAGGCGCTGGAAAACCAAGTAGTCGAGCTGCACCACAAGAATGATGACGTTAAAAGCATGCACGAGGAACTCAACACCTTAGAAGAAGTCAG ACAAGGGCAAATGTGTGCGCGGTGCCTGCGCAACGTGGACGCGAGCTCGAGCATACCGGAGGACGACGACTCAAGCATGCTCGAAGCACTGATGAACGAGTCCCAGTACCGCAGCTCATTCTACATGGAGGTGCAG GGTTCGCCGGCGGTCCCACAATCCTCCCCAATGGTTCACTCATCGCCCAGCACCAAAAAAGAAAACCCCTACAAAGTGCTGGTAGAAAAATACGAAGCACTGGTTGAAGTACATCGTCAGCCCATCCGTACTTCGTTACAAGAAGACATCCCCACTTCCGGTGAGTTCAACACCTTATCCACAAAAGACACGGACGAAGAAAGCGGGCACGGGGACAGTCTCCAACCTGAAGGAGTGCAACAACACAAAAAGACCAGAAAAACTGTGTCCCACACTCCCACTGATTTTAGCGAAGCTGAGACTAGTTCATCCGGCTTCTCAGACGAAACTAGCAATAAAGCGACACAGACTGAAGGGAAGGTCGGCTCGTTCCTGTGCACAATCGGAGACGGAGACGATTGCAAGTTCACCATCTACGACGACGCGAACCCCATAGAAACCAGATTCAGATCCAGGCCCGAGTATCAAAAACTGTTCAAGGAAATCTTTACGGTTTTGAAACGAGCGGCCGAAACGAAAGACGAGGAAGAGAAACTGCCCCAGTTAGACGATTTAACACCGGTGAAAAATGTGCCGAAAGTACCTCCCGTCACACCTTCCAACGATCAACTTCCAGATTTCCCAGACGATGACACGCAAAGCATCCTCTCCTCGACCATGTCGGAAATGTCAACGTCCCAAAACGAACCCACAACGGTGATCGAGAATATAATCCAGAGCCAAAACGAACCGATCCCCGAACCGGAAACGCCAGCTAACACGAGCAACGAAAGAGTACTCAGACCACTGGTGCGCCAACAGAACGACTACATCTGCGAGGGTAGAAAACGGTCGTCGTCGCGCCGCAAAAACAAATTCCTCGACCGCTCAGACTCCCCGGTTACTCATATAATTGGCAGCCCCAAAATCAACTATTCGAGCCGTCCCAACTCGGGTCGTAGACGCAGGGAAATGAAGAACGCGAGTCTGGACAGTCTGGAGACGAATTGGAACGGCAACACTCTACATTTTACAAGATCTGCACCGAGGAATCTGCCCTCTCCCACGCCCAGTCAGGGCAGTGGGAAGGGAGTGATCGAGTTCAAACCCAGTTCGGCGTCCCAGGATCTGCACAAGCTCAGGAAACTGGAGCAATCGTACGCGGACGTGCTGAGGAACGCAGACACGCGCAAAAGAGAGATGATCATGAGGCACAGAAAAAAGTAG